From the genome of Deltaproteobacteria bacterium, one region includes:
- a CDS encoding molybdopterin-dependent oxidoreductase: MSDDIRWVKTHCSRMDHGGCALRVGVKNNAIVKIKGDLEGFLNKGYVCSKGLAAAKRLDHPARLKHPLKRAGRRGEGKWREISWPEAIEEITNNLSRIREEHGARSVIFGQGMPKGLELFVLNRLATLFGSPNMFGMADLCHLPRELSGIYTCGFYPVADLHRPTKLVVLWGSNITSTNEEGQVCRLLLERLRGGAELIIVDPRRTELASRARLCLQLRPGSDAALALAFLHVIIREGIHDREFVSKWTHGFDELAREIEKYPPERMAEVTWVPADTIREAARLYAGARPAAIQWGNAIEQNIHTFDSVRALLCLMAISGNLDVPGGNIQANEPKTLRLGKFVHSEQLPNKRSEMLHARQGTLPRLITVPPTLFRRAVIEGRPYPVKGAYMQCTNPLLAFADSPMTYEALMKLDFFAVSDIVMTPTANLADVVLPAATTFEFNDIGHYGLGHGLLFARPKVVDPPEDCWPDCKILNELGKTLTPPEFWYDDWEKLLEEVLEPAGMSYREFVEKGVLKGPERFRKYEETGFRTPTGKVELALSKAGELGVSPLPRFSGLPEEEDPEYPLVLTSCKSRYYLHSSYRWLEPLRRKRPRPKVEIHPRTAETLGIRHGDPVIIETRWGAITQFAHLTDRIHPRVVNAAYGWWFGEEDTGGGFDWKSANYNMLTSAGKIGKELGTPNLKGIGCRLKKKS, translated from the coding sequence ATGAGTGATGACATTCGCTGGGTTAAAACCCATTGCTCCAGAATGGACCACGGGGGATGCGCTCTCCGGGTCGGGGTGAAAAACAACGCCATCGTCAAGATCAAGGGAGACCTTGAGGGATTTCTTAACAAGGGTTATGTGTGCTCCAAGGGTCTTGCGGCGGCCAAACGGCTGGACCACCCCGCCCGCCTCAAACATCCTTTGAAGAGGGCCGGCCGAAGGGGTGAAGGCAAGTGGCGGGAGATCTCCTGGCCTGAGGCCATCGAAGAAATAACCAATAACCTCTCTCGGATCAGGGAGGAACACGGGGCACGGTCCGTTATCTTCGGCCAGGGCATGCCCAAAGGCCTGGAACTCTTCGTCCTGAACCGTTTGGCCACCCTGTTCGGCTCCCCGAACATGTTCGGGATGGCGGACCTCTGTCACTTACCCCGGGAGCTTTCAGGGATTTACACCTGCGGATTTTACCCCGTGGCCGATCTTCACCGTCCCACCAAGCTGGTGGTCCTCTGGGGAAGCAACATCACCAGCACCAATGAGGAAGGTCAGGTATGCAGACTCCTCCTGGAGCGGCTCAGGGGGGGCGCCGAACTGATCATCGTGGATCCCCGCAGGACCGAGCTTGCCTCCAGGGCTCGGCTCTGCCTCCAATTGCGACCGGGATCGGATGCGGCCCTGGCCCTGGCCTTCCTGCACGTCATCATCCGTGAAGGGATCCATGACCGGGAATTCGTCTCGAAATGGACCCACGGCTTCGATGAGCTGGCCCGAGAGATTGAGAAATACCCACCGGAAAGAATGGCCGAAGTCACCTGGGTTCCGGCTGACACTATCCGGGAGGCCGCCCGGCTTTATGCCGGGGCCCGGCCCGCGGCGATCCAGTGGGGAAACGCCATCGAGCAAAACATCCATACCTTTGATTCCGTAAGGGCACTCCTCTGCCTCATGGCCATCTCCGGAAACCTGGACGTGCCCGGGGGCAACATCCAGGCCAATGAGCCCAAGACCCTTCGTCTTGGAAAATTCGTCCACTCCGAACAACTCCCTAATAAGCGCTCCGAGATGCTGCATGCCCGGCAGGGCACCCTTCCCAGGCTTATAACCGTCCCTCCCACCCTTTTCAGGCGAGCGGTCATCGAAGGAAGGCCCTATCCGGTCAAGGGGGCCTATATGCAGTGCACCAACCCCCTCCTGGCCTTCGCCGACAGCCCCATGACTTACGAGGCCTTGATGAAACTGGACTTCTTCGCGGTTTCCGATATCGTCATGACCCCCACGGCGAACCTGGCCGACGTGGTCCTTCCAGCCGCCACCACCTTTGAATTCAACGACATCGGCCATTACGGCCTCGGACACGGTCTCCTGTTTGCCCGTCCCAAGGTGGTCGACCCGCCTGAGGACTGCTGGCCTGATTGCAAGATCCTCAATGAGCTGGGGAAGACCCTGACGCCCCCCGAATTCTGGTACGATGACTGGGAGAAACTGCTGGAGGAAGTCCTGGAGCCCGCGGGCATGAGCTACCGGGAATTCGTGGAGAAGGGGGTTTTGAAGGGACCGGAGCGGTTCAGGAAATACGAGGAGACCGGGTTCCGGACCCCGACAGGCAAGGTTGAACTGGCCCTGTCCAAGGCCGGGGAACTCGGCGTCTCCCCTCTTCCACGGTTCTCAGGCCTGCCCGAGGAGGAGGACCCGGAGTATCCCCTGGTGCTCACAAGCTGCAAGAGCCGTTACTATCTCCACTCCTCCTACCGATGGCTCGAACCGCTCCGGCGAAAACGGCCCCGCCCCAAGGTGGAAATTCATCCGCGGACGGCGGAAACCTTAGGCATCCGCCACGGGGATCCCGTGATCATCGAGACACGATGGGGCGCCATCACCCAGTTCGCCCATCTGACGGACAGGATTCATCCCAGGGTGGTGAATGCAGCTTACGGGTGGTGGTTCGGTGAGGAGGATACCGGCGGTGGTTTTGACTGGAAAAGCGCCAACTACAATATGCTGACTTCGGCGGGGAAGATCGGGAAGGAACTTGGGACCCCCAATCTGAAGGGAATCGGCTGCAGGCTCAAGAAAAAATCGTGA
- a CDS encoding DUF4412 domain-containing protein, with the protein MEKRISCKTVKIVLFTLLCTCFVPVLAWAGSDFTADFISKSKDPADMPGKGKIYVKDRMMRFVLEGNVMIFRPDKGVMWVLIEEEKMYMERPIQIQGRMASWTPAIARKARKVGKETVSGLSCTKYEILSEGKKTYYWISKKIDFPIKIQDVNGSMMLKDIQIGNLPKRLFELPTGYQKFNMPTMPGMMQGGGMPGGTGGMPGGMPGMPQIPGMPGGGNNTGE; encoded by the coding sequence ATGGAAAAAAGGATTTCCTGCAAGACGGTCAAGATAGTCCTGTTCACATTGCTCTGTACGTGCTTCGTGCCGGTCTTGGCCTGGGCCGGGAGCGATTTTACGGCCGATTTCATTTCGAAATCCAAGGACCCGGCCGACATGCCCGGAAAAGGCAAAATATACGTGAAGGACCGCATGATGCGTTTTGTATTGGAAGGAAACGTGATGATCTTCCGACCTGATAAAGGAGTGATGTGGGTCCTCATAGAGGAAGAAAAAATGTACATGGAGCGTCCCATCCAGATCCAGGGAAGGATGGCGAGCTGGACACCTGCAATTGCCCGGAAGGCCAGGAAGGTGGGTAAGGAGACCGTCTCGGGCCTTTCATGCACTAAATATGAGATTCTGTCAGAGGGAAAAAAGACCTACTACTGGATATCTAAGAAGATTGACTTTCCGATCAAGATTCAAGATGTTAACGGTTCCATGATGCTGAAAGACATCCAGATCGGGAATCTCCCCAAACGCCTCTTCGAACTACCCACAGGGTACCAAAAATTCAACATGCCGACCATGCCCGGGATGATGCAGGGCGGCGGAATGCCGGGAGGGACGGGAGGCATGCCTGGCGGAATGCCTGGAATGCCCCAGATACCCGGGATGCCCGGCGGGGGGAATAACACCGGAGAGTAA
- a CDS encoding VanZ family protein encodes MSGISFNDLLFHAAAYFLFGITLIIAAYPWYPEGGFPRRIHILLVVIGILYGVSDEIHQAFVPNRTCALSDLAADSFGVLLSQFAGKWGLMKFRGGHSGS; translated from the coding sequence TTGAGCGGGATCTCCTTCAATGACCTCCTTTTTCACGCCGCCGCCTATTTCCTGTTCGGGATCACCCTGATCATCGCCGCCTATCCCTGGTACCCGGAGGGCGGATTTCCCCGCAGAATCCATATTTTGCTCGTTGTCATCGGTATCCTCTATGGGGTTTCAGACGAGATCCACCAGGCCTTTGTCCCCAACAGGACCTGTGCTCTGAGCGACCTCGCCGCCGATTCCTTCGGGGTGCTCCTCTCCCAGTTTGCAGGGAAATGGGGATTAATGAAGTTCCGGGGAGGACACTCGGGATCCTAG
- the uvrB gene encoding excinuclease ABC subunit UvrB has product MFRLETDLEPCGDQPRAIESLADGVMKGLRHQVLLGVTGSGKTFTMAHLIARVQRPTLIIAPNKTLAAQLYGEFKKLFPHNAVEYFVSYYDYYQPEAYIPQSDTYIQKDAHINEQIDKMRHSATRSLLDRDDVIIVASVSCIYGLGSPEAYHGMLLYVERDMNLAREEAIRKLVEIHFERGDYDFTRGSFRVRGDVLDIYPAHEEDRAVRIHFFGDLVEAIQEIDPLSGKVIGELNRVTIYPASHYVTTVEIRERAIVGIKAELKERIEYFRSRNKLLEAQRIEERTLFDLEMMMEMGYCHGIENYSRHLTGRAPGEPPPTLLDYFPRDFLVIIDESHITVPQLNGMYNGDRSRKTTLVEYGFRLPSALDNRPLKFEEFEERVPQAIYVSATPGPYELERAERIAEQIIRPTGLIDPEIIVRPARNQVDDLLARIRERVQVNERVLVTTLTKNMAEDLTEYYTELGVKVRYLHSDIKTIERMEIVRELRRGDFDVLVGINLLREGLDLPEVSLVAVLDADKEGFLRSERSLIQTAGRAARNLHGTVILYADRVTDSMARAIEESNRRRRLQLAYNKANNITPATIEKSIEDILGSPYEADYFPVPGIGEEKGPYPVTPEEIQARIEDLRKKMLEAAGNLEFEEAARLRDEIKALQERELETREAAGI; this is encoded by the coding sequence ATGTTCCGTCTTGAAACTGACCTGGAACCTTGCGGCGACCAGCCCAGGGCCATTGAGTCACTGGCGGACGGGGTCATGAAAGGCCTCAGGCACCAGGTCCTCCTGGGAGTCACCGGGTCCGGAAAGACCTTCACCATGGCCCACCTGATCGCCAGGGTGCAGCGGCCGACCCTGATCATCGCGCCCAACAAGACCCTCGCGGCCCAACTCTACGGGGAGTTCAAGAAGCTTTTCCCCCACAACGCGGTCGAGTACTTCGTAAGCTATTACGACTACTACCAGCCGGAAGCCTACATTCCCCAGTCCGACACTTACATCCAAAAAGATGCCCATATCAACGAGCAAATAGACAAGATGCGCCACTCCGCCACCCGGTCTCTCCTGGACCGGGACGACGTGATCATCGTGGCGAGCGTTTCCTGCATATACGGGCTGGGCTCTCCCGAGGCCTATCACGGCATGCTCCTTTACGTTGAACGAGACATGAACCTGGCCAGGGAAGAGGCCATCCGGAAGCTCGTTGAGATCCACTTCGAGCGGGGAGACTACGATTTCACCCGGGGGAGTTTCCGAGTCCGTGGAGACGTACTTGACATCTATCCGGCCCACGAGGAGGACCGCGCCGTCCGGATCCACTTCTTCGGGGACCTTGTGGAGGCCATCCAGGAGATCGACCCTCTGAGTGGGAAGGTTATCGGTGAGTTGAACCGGGTCACCATCTACCCTGCCTCCCATTATGTCACCACGGTCGAAATCCGTGAGAGGGCCATCGTCGGGATCAAGGCAGAACTCAAGGAAAGGATCGAATACTTCCGGTCCCGGAACAAGTTGCTGGAGGCCCAAAGAATCGAGGAACGGACCCTCTTCGACCTGGAGATGATGATGGAGATGGGTTACTGCCACGGGATCGAGAATTACTCCCGGCACCTGACCGGCCGCGCGCCGGGAGAGCCGCCTCCCACCCTCCTTGATTATTTTCCCAGGGACTTCCTTGTCATCATCGACGAAAGTCACATCACTGTGCCTCAGCTCAACGGCATGTATAACGGGGACCGGTCCCGGAAGACGACCCTCGTGGAATACGGTTTCCGCCTCCCATCTGCTTTGGACAACCGCCCTCTCAAGTTCGAGGAGTTCGAAGAGAGGGTTCCCCAGGCCATCTATGTCTCCGCCACACCGGGTCCTTACGAACTGGAACGGGCGGAGCGCATTGCGGAGCAGATCATTCGTCCAACGGGCCTCATAGACCCGGAAATCATCGTGCGCCCCGCCCGCAACCAGGTGGACGATCTCCTGGCCCGGATCCGGGAGCGGGTTCAAGTGAACGAACGGGTGCTCGTCACTACCCTCACCAAAAACATGGCGGAGGACCTGACCGAGTATTACACTGAACTGGGTGTGAAGGTGCGGTACCTCCACTCGGACATCAAGACGATCGAACGGATGGAAATCGTCAGGGAACTGCGCAGGGGAGACTTTGATGTCCTGGTGGGGATCAATCTTCTCAGGGAGGGACTGGACCTGCCGGAGGTCTCGCTGGTGGCGGTGCTCGATGCGGACAAGGAAGGTTTCCTCCGCTCGGAACGTTCCCTGATCCAGACCGCCGGCAGGGCGGCGAGGAACCTTCATGGGACGGTGATCCTCTATGCCGACCGGGTAACCGATTCCATGGCCCGGGCCATCGAGGAAAGCAACCGCCGCCGCCGGCTCCAGCTTGCTTACAACAAGGCCAATAATATCACCCCGGCGACCATCGAAAAATCCATTGAAGATATCCTCGGATCCCCTTACGAGGCCGATTATTTTCCGGTTCCCGGGATCGGAGAAGAAAAGGGACCCTACCCCGTCACCCCCGAAGAAATACAGGCCAGGATCGAAGATTTACGGAAAAAGATGCTGGAGGCCGCCGGGAACCTGGAGTTCGAAGAAGCAGCACGCCTCCGGGACGAGATCAAGGCCCTGCAAGAAAGAGAGCTTGAAACCAGGGAAGCGGCTGGCATCTGA
- a CDS encoding cysteine--tRNA ligase, which translates to MALTLYDSATRRKREFIPLQDKKVGMYVCGVTVYDLCHIGHARSAIVFDVLSRYLRARGFQVIYVRNFTDVDDKIIDRANQLGKDTRELAREYIDAFHEDMERLKVLPADKEPRATEHIDGMIEMINTLIQKGHAYVEGRDVFFSVESFRGYGALSGRRLEDMQAGSRVAVDERKHHPMDFVLWKGAKPGEPQWESPWGPGRPGWHMECSVMSHHFLGKTFDIHGGGKDLIFPHHENERAQSIAACGGEFARYWVHNGFVTVESEKMSKSLGNFLTIRDALKEYHPEVLRFFLLSKHYRSPLDFSRSAVNHVQSGVVRIYRTFQRLNEMLGPIEPPKGVQGIIPAGEEIEEGFLKQFVAVMDDDLNTAGAIGLIFEKIRDLNRRLDSGSLSTDPALRDDLERDRRNLLLAGSILGILDEDPEAFFKDLSGGPKQIDPVEIERMIEERARARARKDWTAADAIRDRLREKGVILEDGPKGTTWRIDL; encoded by the coding sequence ATGGCCTTGACCCTTTATGATTCCGCCACCCGCAGGAAACGGGAATTCATACCCCTTCAGGACAAGAAAGTGGGCATGTACGTGTGTGGGGTCACGGTGTATGATCTCTGCCACATCGGGCACGCCCGTTCCGCCATCGTATTCGATGTTCTGTCCAGGTACCTGCGGGCCAGGGGATTCCAAGTCATCTATGTCCGAAATTTCACAGACGTGGACGACAAGATCATCGACCGGGCCAACCAACTCGGGAAGGACACCCGGGAACTTGCCCGGGAATACATCGACGCCTTTCACGAGGACATGGAAAGGCTCAAGGTTCTCCCCGCGGACAAGGAACCCCGGGCCACGGAGCATATTGACGGCATGATCGAAATGATCAACACCCTTATCCAAAAGGGCCATGCTTATGTGGAGGGCCGGGACGTCTTCTTTTCCGTGGAATCTTTCAGGGGATACGGGGCCCTTTCCGGGAGGCGGCTGGAAGATATGCAGGCGGGAAGTCGGGTCGCAGTGGATGAACGTAAGCACCACCCCATGGATTTCGTGCTGTGGAAAGGGGCGAAGCCCGGTGAGCCCCAGTGGGAAAGTCCCTGGGGACCCGGGAGACCGGGTTGGCACATGGAATGTTCGGTCATGAGCCACCATTTCCTCGGGAAGACTTTCGACATCCACGGGGGAGGCAAGGACTTGATCTTTCCCCACCATGAAAACGAGAGGGCCCAGTCCATTGCAGCTTGCGGAGGCGAATTCGCCCGCTACTGGGTCCACAACGGTTTCGTGACGGTGGAATCCGAAAAAATGTCCAAGTCCTTGGGCAACTTCCTCACTATCCGGGATGCCTTAAAGGAATACCACCCCGAGGTCCTCCGCTTCTTTCTCCTGTCCAAGCACTACAGGAGCCCCCTCGATTTTTCCCGAAGCGCTGTGAACCACGTCCAATCGGGGGTGGTCCGGATCTACCGGACCTTCCAGAGACTGAATGAAATGCTCGGCCCCATCGAGCCACCGAAGGGAGTGCAAGGGATCATTCCTGCCGGGGAAGAAATAGAGGAAGGGTTTCTAAAACAATTCGTCGCAGTCATGGATGATGACCTGAACACGGCGGGCGCCATCGGGCTGATTTTCGAAAAGATCCGGGATCTCAACCGTCGCCTGGACTCCGGTTCCCTCTCCACAGATCCCGCCTTGAGAGACGATTTAGAGAGGGACCGACGCAATCTCCTCCTTGCCGGCAGTATCCTGGGAATCCTCGACGAGGACCCGGAAGCCTTTTTCAAGGACCTCTCCGGCGGGCCGAAACAAATCGACCCGGTGGAAATCGAGCGGATGATCGAAGAGAGGGCCAGGGCGAGGGCCAGAAAGGACTGGACAGCAGCGGACGCCATCCGCGACAGGCTCCGGGAGAAGGGTGTCATCCTGGAGGACGGGCCAAAAGGCACCACCTGGCGTATCGATTTGTAA
- a CDS encoding 2-C-methyl-D-erythritol 2,4-cyclodiphosphate synthase, with protein MILVGFGYDVHRLVEGRPLILGGCRIPHTRGLHGHSDADVLTHAVMDAILGALGKGDIGRHFPDKDPSYEGADSLHLLARVMEWVGADRYRINNLDTTIVAQAPRLMSYIPAMEENLARVLRIPAERINVKATTTEGLGFAGRGEGIAAYAMVTLTAESPKADQGPGN; from the coding sequence TTGATCCTTGTGGGCTTCGGGTATGACGTTCATCGTCTGGTCGAAGGCAGGCCTCTCATCCTGGGAGGCTGTCGGATTCCACATACCCGTGGCCTCCATGGACACTCCGATGCCGATGTGCTTACCCATGCGGTTATGGACGCCATCTTGGGAGCCCTGGGTAAGGGAGATATCGGACGTCACTTTCCCGACAAGGACCCATCCTACGAGGGGGCCGACAGCCTGCACCTCTTGGCCCGCGTTATGGAATGGGTAGGGGCGGATCGATACCGGATCAACAACTTGGACACCACCATCGTTGCCCAAGCGCCAAGGCTCATGTCCTATATTCCCGCCATGGAGGAAAATCTCGCGCGGGTTCTCCGCATTCCGGCCGAGCGGATCAATGTCAAGGCCACGACTACCGAAGGTCTCGGTTTCGCGGGCCGTGGAGAAGGAATTGCGGCTTACGCAATGGTCACCCTCACAGCTGAATCGCCGAAGGCTGATCAGGGGCCGGGGAATTGA
- a CDS encoding zinc ribbon domain-containing protein has product MPIYEFKCMKCDKEFECIVFGDESDVTCPDCEARDVRRLMSACSFKSDGNFSSSSGSSGCSGCSSTNCSSCH; this is encoded by the coding sequence ATGCCAATCTATGAATTCAAGTGCATGAAATGCGACAAGGAATTCGAATGCATTGTGTTCGGAGACGAGAGCGACGTCACCTGTCCCGACTGTGAAGCGCGGGATGTGCGCCGCCTCATGTCCGCCTGCAGTTTCAAGAGCGACGGGAACTTCTCTTCCTCGAGCGGATCCTCGGGATGCTCGGGTTGCTCGAGCACGAACTGCAGTTCCTGTCATTAG
- a CDS encoding D-sedoheptulose 7-phosphate isomerase, with protein sequence MEKLIEKALTDSVQTKEAFTRANARGLVSLAEKIADAFTSDRKLMICGNGGSAADAQHIAAEFVNRFILERPPLPAIALSTDTSILTSIGNDYSFEEIFSKQIKAIGMEGDILLALSTSGNSPNILSAVKTARKRGIFTAALTGGDGRKLGSLADMALVVKSKETPRIQETHIFAGHMICQLVDYLLFQQSIQEA encoded by the coding sequence ATGGAAAAGCTCATTGAAAAGGCACTCACCGACAGCGTCCAAACCAAGGAGGCATTCACCAGGGCGAACGCCCGGGGCCTTGTAAGCCTCGCGGAGAAGATCGCCGATGCCTTCACGTCTGATCGCAAACTCATGATCTGCGGCAATGGGGGAAGTGCCGCCGACGCCCAGCACATCGCGGCCGAGTTCGTGAACCGCTTTATCCTTGAACGCCCTCCCCTCCCCGCCATAGCCCTCAGCACGGATACCTCGATCCTGACGAGCATCGGGAACGATTACTCCTTCGAGGAGATTTTTTCCAAGCAGATCAAGGCGATCGGCATGGAAGGCGACATACTCCTGGCCCTGAGCACAAGCGGGAATTCCCCCAATATTCTATCCGCTGTCAAGACCGCCAGGAAACGGGGCATCTTCACCGCGGCACTTACGGGTGGTGATGGCAGAAAACTCGGGAGCCTGGCCGACATGGCGCTTGTGGTCAAAAGCAAGGAGACCCCCAGAATTCAGGAAACCCATATATTTGCCGGTCACATGATCTGCCAACTAGTGGACTATTTGCTGTTCCAGCAAAGCATCCAAGAGGCTTAG